From one Streptomyces sp. SCSIO 30461 genomic stretch:
- a CDS encoding DNA-binding protein, whose protein sequence is MDAAQQDTTARARELQRSWYGEPLGALFRRLIDDLGLNQARLAAVLGLSAPMLSQLMSGQRAKIGNPAVVQRVQALQELAGQVADGSISAAEATDRMDEIKKSQGGSVLTSTGQTTNSSGAPTVRRVVREIQSLLRSVAAAGDIIDAADTLATTHPELAEFLKVYGAGRTADAVAHYESHQH, encoded by the coding sequence ATGGACGCAGCACAGCAGGACACGACCGCGAGAGCCAGAGAGCTTCAGCGCAGCTGGTACGGAGAGCCTCTGGGGGCGCTTTTCCGACGGCTGATCGACGATCTGGGGCTGAACCAGGCGCGACTCGCGGCAGTGCTCGGGCTGTCCGCTCCGATGCTCTCCCAGCTGATGAGCGGACAGCGGGCCAAGATCGGCAATCCCGCGGTGGTCCAGCGCGTCCAAGCCCTGCAGGAGCTCGCCGGGCAGGTGGCCGACGGCAGTATCAGCGCGGCCGAGGCCACGGACCGGATGGACGAGATCAAGAAGTCGCAGGGCGGGTCCGTCCTCACCAGCACCGGGCAGACCACCAACAGCTCCGGCGCACCGACCGTGCGGCGTGTGGTCCGCGAGATCCAGTCGCTGCTGCGGTCGGTGGCGGCGGCCGGCGACATCATCGACGCGGCGGACACTCTCGCGACGACGCATCCGGAGCTGGCAGAGTTCCTCAAGGTGTACGGCGCCGGGCGCACGGCTGACGCGGTCGCCCACTACGAGTCGCACCAGCACTGA
- a CDS encoding serine/threonine-protein kinase — translation MGEVFSGRYELIDPIGRGGVGAVWRAWDQRRRRYVAAKVLQQSDAHTLLRFVREQALRIDHPHVLAPASWAADDDKVLFTMDLVSGGSLAHLIGDYGPLPPRFVCTLLDQLLSGLAAVHAEGVVHRDIKPANILLEATGTGRPHLRLSDFGIAMRKGEPRLTETSYFVGTPGYIAPEQMLGAEPDFAADLFAVGLVALYLLHGQKPDSRALVGHFAAHGTPGAPQGIPEPLWQVLAGLLQPDPQARFRTATGARKALASAVELLPDSGADEEPVEVFDQIGPLPPGFGPGGPGHAESTGHAEGTGHAEGAGQREQHGLPEQYEQHGPPTGHEARQAHEGRGGSEPHTATSGTTPPVPTTPPPPAVDPSYPSYTGLPVAPAARQPVGHDPHTPPPMASPGDTGSFRLAPPSQPQTPPTAQNTSAAFGQAPTRPYTAESPRSPQPGPHKRPGPPPKVAVPVLLVALVCFAVGIWALTQV, via the coding sequence ATGGGTGAGGTCTTCTCTGGTCGGTACGAGCTGATCGACCCGATCGGCCGGGGTGGTGTCGGCGCGGTCTGGCGCGCCTGGGACCAGCGGCGGCGACGCTATGTGGCTGCCAAGGTCCTCCAGCAGAGCGACGCACACACCCTGCTGCGCTTCGTCCGTGAGCAGGCGCTGCGCATCGACCACCCGCATGTCCTGGCTCCGGCCAGTTGGGCCGCCGACGACGACAAGGTGCTGTTCACCATGGACTTGGTGAGCGGGGGTTCGCTGGCGCATCTGATCGGCGACTACGGCCCGCTGCCGCCGCGCTTCGTCTGCACCCTGCTCGACCAGCTGCTGTCCGGACTCGCGGCGGTGCACGCCGAAGGCGTCGTACACCGCGACATCAAGCCGGCCAACATCCTGCTGGAGGCCACCGGCACCGGACGGCCGCATCTGCGGCTGTCCGACTTCGGTATCGCCATGCGCAAGGGAGAGCCTCGGCTGACCGAGACGAGCTACTTCGTGGGGACGCCCGGATACATCGCCCCCGAGCAGATGCTCGGTGCCGAACCCGACTTCGCCGCCGACCTGTTCGCGGTCGGTCTTGTCGCCCTCTACCTCCTCCACGGACAGAAGCCGGACTCCCGCGCCCTGGTCGGGCACTTCGCCGCCCATGGCACTCCCGGCGCGCCCCAGGGCATCCCCGAGCCGCTGTGGCAGGTGCTCGCCGGCCTGCTCCAGCCCGATCCGCAGGCGCGGTTCCGCACGGCCACGGGTGCGCGCAAGGCACTGGCATCCGCTGTGGAGCTGCTCCCCGATTCGGGCGCGGACGAGGAGCCGGTGGAGGTCTTCGACCAGATAGGGCCGCTGCCCCCGGGGTTCGGCCCCGGCGGCCCGGGACACGCCGAAAGCACCGGCCACGCCGAAGGCACCGGCCACGCCGAAGGCGCGGGACAGCGTGAGCAGCACGGACTGCCCGAACAGTACGAACAGCACGGACCTCCCACGGGACACGAAGCGCGGCAGGCACACGAAGGCCGCGGCGGATCCGAGCCGCACACGGCCACGAGTGGGACCACCCCTCCGGTCCCCACGACGCCCCCGCCCCCGGCGGTCGACCCGTCATACCCGTCATACACCGGTCTCCCGGTTGCCCCGGCCGCGCGGCAGCCGGTCGGGCACGATCCGCATACACCGCCGCCCATGGCCTCCCCCGGCGACACGGGCTCCTTCCGCCTCGCGCCGCCGTCCCAGCCGCAGACGCCCCCGACGGCGCAGAACACTTCGGCGGCCTTCGGGCAGGCTCCCACCCGTCCCTACACCGCCGAGTCCCCGAGATCTCCCCAGCCCGGCCCGCACAAGCGTCCGGGACCGCCCCCGAAGGTGGCGGTCCCGGTGCTACTGGTGGCGCTGGTCTGCTTCGCGGTGGGCATCTGGGCACTCACCCAGGTGTGA
- a CDS encoding VWA domain-containing protein, which translates to MGGALLALTGGVLPAAAAPGGSPSGAAKAPQGFGPGGLVMVLDSSGSMGDDDGTGRTRMDAARAAVGTVVDALPDGHPTGLRVYGADQPKGCTDTRLVRPVQALDRAALKRAVASVRPKGDTPIGLSLRKAAQDLPRPDGGVIGTRTILLVSDGEVTCGTPDPCEVAKQLSDDGIGLRIDAVGFQVRGAARKQLECIAEAGNGRYYDAPDAAALARQLQRSARLSADGYRLRGKPVEGKPERTGAPVLAAGQYLDSIGPGEKRHYAVDLDAVSTADFSATAVPQPGSAVDRLDRLSIGIEYAGEDSGGSVSSCETSTEFFSQTEGATPLTSAVARVPSEDGGGTCDKAGRYWLVVERRSAPDSDSARWPLELTYGTDKPLTPGVTPAESRPDYGKGGKDATLPLGDPDDVAGGTGFNDAREIGPGVWRDRILPSQTLWYKVPVGWGQQLRYDVEFANEPTVDGITGNWSYGATEVFTPARAPVGGGTTEFTQQTIYRGQPAVLKMGTVPVSWTNRYENHPNVIPVHQGGDFHIAVTLGARAAEIAENPQIGVVLRVAVLGEAKSGPQYDAPVVADKGNKQATREDGGGTDGAGWISTTTAMVAGGAAVVLITGFAFAFLRVRTARGRNRTSRTGTTWGRDR; encoded by the coding sequence GTGGGCGGGGCACTGCTTGCTCTGACGGGCGGGGTGCTGCCCGCCGCCGCCGCGCCGGGCGGGTCGCCGAGCGGGGCCGCGAAGGCTCCGCAAGGGTTCGGCCCAGGCGGACTGGTCATGGTGCTCGACTCGTCCGGTTCGATGGGCGACGACGACGGTACGGGACGGACCCGCATGGACGCCGCCCGCGCGGCAGTGGGCACCGTCGTGGACGCGCTCCCCGACGGACACCCCACCGGGCTCCGGGTCTACGGAGCGGATCAGCCCAAGGGCTGCACCGACACCCGGCTCGTCCGGCCCGTACAGGCGCTCGACCGTGCGGCACTGAAGCGGGCGGTCGCGTCCGTGCGGCCCAAGGGGGACACCCCCATCGGGCTTTCGCTCCGCAAGGCAGCCCAGGACCTCCCCAGGCCCGATGGCGGGGTGATCGGCACCCGTACGATCCTGCTGGTCTCGGACGGCGAGGTCACCTGCGGCACACCGGATCCCTGCGAGGTGGCGAAGCAGCTCAGCGACGACGGGATCGGGCTGCGTATCGACGCCGTGGGATTCCAGGTACGCGGCGCCGCCCGCAAGCAACTGGAGTGCATCGCCGAGGCGGGCAACGGGCGCTACTACGACGCACCCGACGCCGCAGCCCTGGCCCGCCAACTCCAGCGCTCCGCGCGGCTGTCCGCTGACGGCTACCGGCTGCGCGGCAAGCCGGTCGAGGGCAAGCCGGAGCGCACCGGGGCGCCCGTGCTCGCTGCCGGGCAGTATCTGGACTCCATCGGGCCGGGCGAGAAGAGGCACTACGCGGTCGACCTCGACGCGGTCTCGACGGCGGATTTCTCGGCGACGGCCGTGCCGCAACCCGGGTCCGCCGTCGATCGGCTCGACAGGCTCAGCATCGGGATCGAGTACGCCGGAGAGGACTCCGGAGGTTCCGTCAGCTCGTGCGAGACCAGTACCGAGTTCTTCTCCCAGACGGAGGGTGCGACCCCGCTCACTTCGGCGGTCGCCAGGGTGCCGAGCGAGGACGGCGGCGGCACCTGCGACAAGGCAGGGCGCTACTGGCTCGTCGTCGAGCGCAGGAGCGCGCCGGACTCGGACTCCGCCCGCTGGCCGCTGGAGCTGACGTACGGCACCGACAAGCCCCTCACCCCGGGTGTCACCCCGGCCGAGTCGCGTCCCGACTACGGCAAGGGCGGCAAGGACGCGACCCTGCCGCTGGGCGACCCGGACGACGTGGCAGGCGGCACCGGCTTCAACGATGCCAGGGAGATCGGCCCTGGCGTGTGGCGCGACCGGATCCTCCCTTCGCAGACCCTCTGGTACAAGGTCCCCGTCGGCTGGGGTCAGCAGCTGCGCTACGACGTGGAGTTCGCGAACGAGCCCACGGTGGACGGGATCACGGGGAACTGGTCGTACGGCGCCACGGAGGTGTTCACCCCGGCCCGTGCACCGGTGGGCGGCGGTACCACCGAGTTCACACAGCAGACGATCTACCGCGGGCAGCCCGCCGTGCTGAAGATGGGCACGGTCCCGGTCTCCTGGACCAACCGCTACGAGAACCACCCCAATGTCATTCCCGTGCACCAGGGCGGCGACTTCCACATCGCCGTCACACTCGGCGCCCGAGCCGCCGAGATCGCCGAGAACCCGCAGATCGGGGTGGTGCTGCGGGTCGCGGTGCTCGGTGAGGCGAAGTCGGGTCCGCAGTACGACGCCCCGGTGGTGGCGGACAAGGGCAACAAGCAGGCCACCCGCGAGGACGGCGGCGGGACCGACGGGGCAGGATGGATCAGCACCACGACCGCGATGGTCGCGGGAGGTGCCGCCGTCGTTCTGATCACCGGATTCGCTTTCGCTTTCCTACGTGTACGGACGGCACGGGGCAGGAACAGGACCAGCCGCACGGGCACGACATGGGGGAGGGACCGATGA
- a CDS encoding DLW-39 family protein, with product MKKLLLVALAAIGGLLVYRQIQADRAEQDLWTEATDSVPAGSGV from the coding sequence GTGAAGAAGCTTCTCCTGGTCGCACTGGCCGCCATCGGCGGGCTCCTCGTGTACCGCCAGATCCAGGCGGATCGCGCCGAGCAGGATCTGTGGACGGAGGCGACCGACTCCGTGCCCGCAGGTTCGGGTGTGTGA
- a CDS encoding IS3 family transposase (programmed frameshift): MAAPRKYPDELRERATRLAVEARKDPVGRAGAIKRIADQLDVHPEALRGWVKRAEADEGVVPGTTGTEAARIAELEREVKELRRANAILKSASGFLRRGAGPSTAMKVAYIDQYKETFGVQPICDVLAETDAPIAPSTYYAAQGRPPSARSLRDAELTEEIRRIHTDNYGVYGARKVHAALVREGHKVARCTVERLMRAAGLRGVIRAKSPRTTRPAPETDRPADLVERQFTATAPNQLWVADITYIRTFSGWVYAAFVIDVFSRMVVGWQVATTLYTDLALDALEMAIWRRRHTGADLTGLTHHSDRGVQYRAIRYTERLAEEAAVASVGSRGDSYDNALAEAFNSLFKAELIRNKGPWTGINDIEIAVAEYIDWFNQRRLHGELGHITPAEHEAAYSAAEPPASLQKTS; the protein is encoded by the exons ATGGCTGCTCCCCGTAAGTACCCCGACGAACTGCGTGAACGCGCGACGCGTCTGGCGGTCGAGGCCCGCAAGGACCCGGTCGGCAGGGCCGGGGCGATCAAGCGCATCGCCGACCAGCTGGACGTGCACCCCGAGGCTCTGCGGGGGTGGGTCAAGCGGGCCGAGGCCGACGAGGGCGTCGTGCCAGGGACCACGGGCACAGAGGCCGCCCGGATCGCGGAACTGGAGCGGGAGGTGAAGGAACTGCGACGGGCGAACGCGATACTGAAGTCCGCCTCGG GCTTTCTTCGCCGCGGAGCTGGACCGTCCACTGCGATGAAGGTCGCCTACATCGACCAGTACAAGGAGACGTTCGGCGTCCAGCCGATCTGTGACGTCCTCGCCGAGACGGACGCGCCGATCGCGCCGAGCACCTACTACGCCGCTCAGGGCCGTCCGCCGTCGGCCCGCAGCCTGCGCGATGCGGAGCTCACCGAGGAGATACGCCGGATCCACACCGACAACTACGGGGTCTACGGGGCCCGCAAGGTCCATGCCGCTCTGGTCCGCGAGGGACACAAGGTGGCCCGCTGCACCGTCGAACGTCTCATGCGGGCGGCAGGACTTCGCGGAGTGATCCGGGCCAAGAGCCCGCGCACCACCCGGCCCGCTCCCGAGACCGACCGGCCCGCCGACCTGGTCGAGAGGCAGTTCACCGCAACTGCACCGAACCAGCTGTGGGTTGCCGACATCACCTACATCAGAACCTTCTCCGGCTGGGTCTACGCCGCCTTCGTCATCGACGTCTTCTCCCGCATGGTCGTCGGCTGGCAGGTCGCTACCACCCTTTACACCGACCTCGCCCTCGACGCGCTGGAGATGGCGATCTGGCGCCGCCGGCACACCGGCGCCGACCTCACTGGTCTCACGCATCACTCGGACCGCGGCGTTCAATACCGTGCTATCCGCTACACCGAACGCCTCGCGGAAGAGGCTGCTGTGGCTTCGGTCGGCTCACGAGGCGATTCGTATGACAATGCCCTGGCCGAGGCGTTCAACAGCCTCTTCAAGGCCGAACTGATCCGCAACAAGGGACCGTGGACCGGCATCAACGACATCGAGATCGCCGTCGCCGAGTACATCGACTGGTTCAACCAGCGCCGCCTCCACGGCGAGCTCGGCCACATCACCCCGGCCGAGCACGAGGCTGCCTACTCCGCAGCTGAACCCCCTGCGTCACTCCAGAAAACCAGCTAA
- a CDS encoding flavoprotein produces the protein MVRMTRTLYLFGSAAPPVFDVARVIEAAQRRGWEVCLGLTPTAADWLEDSLPELEALTGHPVRSRYKRPGEPDVWPKADVVLVAPATFNTINAWALGLTDRFVVGVVAEGIGKGIPIVAMPCVNAAYVRHRAFERSVAELRAMDVTVLYGEGGFVPNQPGQGRPSDYPWSVALDAVSGTIGK, from the coding sequence ATGGTCCGCATGACGAGGACCCTGTATTTGTTCGGAAGCGCCGCACCACCAGTGTTCGACGTCGCCCGTGTCATCGAGGCTGCGCAACGCCGCGGCTGGGAGGTCTGCTTGGGGCTGACTCCAACTGCGGCCGACTGGCTGGAGGACTCTCTGCCCGAGTTGGAGGCGCTGACTGGGCACCCCGTGCGGTCCCGGTACAAGCGGCCAGGTGAGCCAGACGTTTGGCCGAAGGCTGACGTAGTCCTGGTCGCGCCGGCCACATTCAACACCATCAACGCGTGGGCCCTCGGGCTCACCGACCGGTTCGTGGTCGGGGTCGTGGCGGAGGGTATCGGAAAGGGCATCCCGATCGTCGCGATGCCGTGCGTGAACGCGGCCTACGTGCGGCACCGGGCTTTCGAGCGGAGCGTGGCGGAACTCCGCGCCATGGACGTCACCGTGCTGTACGGGGAAGGCGGGTTCGTCCCCAACCAGCCGGGCCAGGGCCGCCCGTCTGATTACCCGTGGTCGGTGGCGCTGGACGCAGTCAGCGGGACCATCGGCAAGTAG
- a CDS encoding helix-turn-helix transcriptional regulator translates to MPRLDDDHTGARIKEQRRLARLTQRQLSARIPYSYSLLNQVECGARPASVDFVAACAHALGVDVTVLTGQPYITELQQDRLAELVRPIREALDLYDLGADPDLTTKTAAQLVAAADQLCADVRATHLRKAARALPGVITELTTTAYRAPARDMWQALASTYRTAHDISVKLGYYDLSAVALDRMDWAAQRASDPCLAAVRQYMRALVYFREGEYTIGQRLIGSGHAMLHQSGQDRETLAVAGQLHLGASVIAARATDKAAVDAHIAEARSYAKRTGDASDIHWLSFGPTNVALHKMSAAVEMHHYDDAVKQARLIALPASLATSRRAHFLIDRARCEMEIGRTDAALTSIVHARRVAPEQTRYHPGARETIKGLVHISRRTPETLGHMAAWIGL, encoded by the coding sequence ATGCCGAGACTGGACGACGACCACACCGGCGCGCGTATCAAGGAGCAACGGCGTCTCGCCCGACTCACTCAACGGCAACTGTCCGCGCGAATCCCCTACTCGTACAGTCTGCTGAACCAAGTCGAGTGCGGAGCGCGGCCTGCCAGCGTCGACTTCGTGGCAGCATGCGCCCACGCCCTCGGGGTTGACGTGACCGTCCTGACAGGACAGCCCTACATAACTGAGCTTCAACAAGACCGCCTCGCGGAGCTGGTGCGGCCCATCCGCGAAGCCCTCGACCTCTACGACCTCGGTGCGGACCCGGATCTGACGACGAAGACTGCGGCTCAGCTTGTGGCGGCCGCCGATCAGCTGTGCGCCGATGTCCGTGCCACCCACCTCAGGAAAGCCGCTCGGGCGCTCCCCGGCGTCATCACCGAGCTCACGACCACCGCGTACCGCGCCCCGGCGCGGGATATGTGGCAGGCACTCGCATCCACGTACCGCACCGCGCATGACATCTCGGTGAAGCTCGGGTACTACGACCTCAGCGCGGTCGCACTGGACCGCATGGACTGGGCAGCCCAACGCGCCTCTGACCCTTGCCTCGCCGCCGTACGCCAGTACATGCGAGCCCTGGTCTACTTCCGCGAGGGCGAGTACACGATCGGACAGCGCCTGATCGGGTCTGGCCACGCCATGCTCCACCAGTCTGGACAGGACCGGGAGACTCTCGCGGTCGCCGGGCAACTACACCTCGGCGCATCGGTCATCGCGGCCCGGGCCACCGACAAGGCAGCCGTCGACGCTCACATCGCCGAGGCCCGGTCCTACGCCAAGCGCACGGGCGACGCCTCGGACATCCACTGGCTCTCTTTCGGCCCGACGAATGTCGCCTTGCACAAGATGTCTGCGGCCGTGGAGATGCATCACTATGACGACGCGGTGAAACAGGCTCGCCTCATCGCGCTACCGGCATCGCTGGCGACGTCTCGCCGCGCACACTTCCTCATTGACCGGGCACGCTGCGAAATGGAGATCGGCCGCACGGACGCGGCCCTCACGTCCATCGTCCACGCACGGCGTGTCGCTCCGGAGCAGACCCGGTATCACCCAGGGGCCCGGGAGACCATCAAGGGCTTGGTCCACATTTCTCGCCGCACGCCCGAGACTCTCGGCCACATGGCCGCCTGGATCGGGCTCTGA
- a CDS encoding DUF6415 family natural product biosynthesis protein: MAHHTEDLASAVESAPPDLATMRDVARQVMEDEETTSADLVPAMCGFVYLMVPETQALIRRAPLGDVPAQVAQVAVDGACRRVKTPPGTGPTAARRHARKVAMAVLALCDHYESLSTAVDAP; the protein is encoded by the coding sequence ATGGCGCACCATACCGAGGACCTGGCAAGTGCTGTGGAGAGCGCGCCACCGGACCTCGCCACCATGCGGGATGTCGCCCGCCAGGTGATGGAAGACGAGGAGACCACATCGGCGGATCTCGTCCCCGCGATGTGCGGCTTCGTGTACCTGATGGTCCCCGAGACCCAGGCGTTGATCCGCCGCGCCCCGCTCGGTGACGTGCCCGCGCAGGTGGCGCAAGTGGCCGTGGACGGCGCCTGTCGGCGGGTCAAGACACCCCCTGGGACCGGGCCGACCGCCGCACGTCGGCACGCGCGGAAGGTCGCCATGGCGGTGCTGGCGCTGTGCGACCACTACGAAAGCCTCAGCACCGCCGTAGACGCGCCATGA
- a CDS encoding methyltransferase domain-containing protein, whose translation MTTAQLGGHAALVQQLHERGLLDDTWRRVWDAVPREPFIPARAWRQDPNGCTPLTSPADRLALIHADEPVVIQLDDGAEDGPGIATSSNSQPSMVARSLGLLQIEDDARVLEIGTATGHVAALLSEHLGSDQVFSIELDPVLAAHAEAALHTAGYRPNLRCGDGEAGWPGVAPFDAILATCALRHVPAAYVDQMRPGGLIVAPLAREFWSGALVQLTVQESGTASGRFHGGASYMPMRSHRASEGAPVDSGTARCRQTRLSASAILHLGFALYAGARLPGVRLWHSQGSAGVQVWAQHSDGSAATAVAGDVWEYGPRHLWSEIEAAHRGYVDLGSPASESFGLTVGREGGYLWLHAPDNVLAPVAV comes from the coding sequence GTGACGACTGCCCAACTGGGCGGGCACGCCGCGCTCGTGCAGCAGCTGCACGAGCGCGGTCTGCTCGACGACACATGGCGCCGGGTGTGGGACGCCGTGCCACGCGAGCCGTTCATCCCGGCCCGCGCGTGGCGGCAGGACCCTAACGGCTGCACGCCGCTCACTTCACCGGCTGACCGGCTGGCTCTCATCCACGCCGACGAGCCGGTCGTGATCCAGCTGGACGACGGCGCCGAGGACGGGCCCGGCATCGCGACATCATCGAACTCACAACCCTCGATGGTCGCCCGATCACTCGGACTGCTCCAGATCGAGGATGACGCCCGCGTGCTGGAGATCGGCACCGCAACAGGCCACGTGGCGGCGCTGCTGTCCGAGCACCTCGGTAGCGATCAGGTCTTCAGCATCGAGTTGGATCCTGTGCTCGCGGCACACGCCGAGGCGGCGCTGCACACCGCGGGGTACAGGCCGAACCTGCGTTGCGGGGACGGTGAGGCGGGATGGCCCGGGGTCGCCCCGTTCGACGCGATCCTGGCCACCTGCGCCCTACGGCATGTCCCGGCCGCATACGTCGACCAGATGCGCCCAGGCGGGCTGATCGTCGCCCCGCTCGCCCGAGAGTTCTGGTCGGGAGCCCTGGTACAGCTCACCGTGCAGGAGAGCGGTACCGCGTCGGGCCGGTTCCACGGCGGCGCCTCGTACATGCCGATGCGCTCACACCGGGCCAGCGAGGGTGCACCGGTCGACAGCGGCACCGCTCGCTGCCGTCAGACCCGTCTGAGTGCGTCCGCGATCCTGCACCTTGGGTTCGCCCTGTACGCGGGCGCCCGGCTGCCGGGCGTACGGCTGTGGCACAGCCAGGGATCCGCAGGGGTGCAGGTGTGGGCACAGCATTCGGACGGATCGGCGGCGACCGCGGTCGCTGGCGACGTGTGGGAGTACGGGCCGCGCCATCTGTGGTCCGAGATCGAAGCGGCGCACCGCGGCTACGTCGACCTCGGCTCCCCGGCCTCCGAGTCGTTCGGGCTGACGGTGGGCCGCGAAGGCGGGTACCTGTGGCTGCACGCGCCGGACAACGTGCTTGCGCCGGTGGCCGTGTAG
- a CDS encoding helix-turn-helix transcriptional regulator: MIKQLGSTLITNDHGVGSVVQVPRPTPLTASVIARRQAVGERIRRVREHHNLSQRELCERTGIDIASYSRIEQGHSSPLLDTLIRISDAIGVELADLVQR; encoded by the coding sequence ATGATCAAACAATTAGGGTCGACCCTAATCACAAATGATCATGGGGTCGGGAGCGTAGTCCAAGTGCCGCGCCCAACTCCGCTGACAGCCAGTGTCATCGCCCGCCGCCAAGCAGTCGGAGAACGAATCCGTCGCGTGCGCGAGCACCACAACCTCAGCCAGCGCGAGCTGTGCGAGCGGACCGGCATCGACATCGCGAGTTACAGCCGCATCGAGCAAGGCCACAGCTCACCGTTACTCGACACTCTGATCCGCATCTCAGACGCCATCGGCGTCGAGCTCGCCGACCTCGTGCAGCGCTGA
- a CDS encoding DUF3566 domain-containing protein, with protein sequence MTDTGGLKPPYGNDGGEQEQPVQQQGTKQPYHPPQAYPSPQGEEGTQGGGPQPGTEAGQPVAADAVRRPRTGATTQPRTRKARLRVAKADPWSVMKVSFLLSIAIGICTIIASAVLWMVMDAMGVFTEVGRTFSDATSVGGEAGDSGGFDLESFLSLPRVLIFTSVIAVIDVVLATALATLGAFIYNISAGFVGGIELTLAEDE encoded by the coding sequence GTGACGGACACCGGGGGGCTCAAGCCCCCGTACGGGAACGACGGCGGGGAGCAGGAGCAGCCGGTGCAGCAGCAGGGAACGAAGCAGCCTTACCACCCACCTCAGGCGTACCCGTCGCCCCAGGGCGAGGAGGGTACTCAGGGGGGTGGCCCGCAGCCGGGTACGGAGGCCGGGCAGCCGGTCGCCGCGGACGCGGTACGCCGCCCCCGCACCGGGGCGACCACTCAGCCGAGGACGCGCAAGGCGCGTCTGCGGGTCGCCAAGGCCGATCCGTGGTCGGTGATGAAGGTGAGCTTTCTGCTCTCCATCGCCATCGGCATCTGCACGATCATCGCTTCGGCGGTGCTGTGGATGGTCATGGACGCCATGGGCGTCTTCACGGAGGTCGGCAGGACGTTCAGCGACGCGACGTCGGTCGGCGGCGAGGCCGGCGACAGCGGCGGCTTCGACCTGGAGTCGTTCCTCTCGCTGCCCCGTGTGCTGATCTTCACCTCGGTGATCGCCGTGATCGATGTGGTGCTGGCCACAGCGCTGGCGACGCTGGGAGCGTTCATCTACAACATCTCCGCCGGGTTCGTGGGCGGGATCGAGCTGACGCTCGCGGAGGACGAGTAG